AACTATCAGCCAAGTTGGTGGTTTCCATTCTCAAAGCGAGGTTTTTCTCAAGCTCTTTTTCCAAACGCTCACGTACGTGACGTGAGGTAACGAACTTTCCTTCTTTTCCGAAGAATGGCGAATCGTTGATGGTGAAAAGCATGCTCATAGTAGGCTCATCGATGCTGATAGGCGCCATTGCTTCTGGAAACTCTGCATCACAAATGGTGTCACCAATTTCAAACCCTTCAAGTCCGACCAACGCGCAGATTTCGCCTGCTTCAACCTCTTCCACTTTCACTTTACCCATTCCTTGAAACAAGTAAAGCTCTTTCAGTTTTCCTTTGGTGATGGTGCCATCGCGCTTGATCATAGCAATCTGCTGACCTGCTTTCAATGTTCCTCTGTACAATCTTCCAATAGCAATACGACCAGTGTATGGCGAGTGGTCCATAGAAGTGATCTGCATCTGCGCAGGACCTTCAGCAATTTTAGGTGCTGGAATGTGCTCAATAACTTGCTCCATCAAATAATCGATGTTGCCGGTTGGTTCAAATGGCTCTGGACCCATCCAACCTTGCTTTGCCGAACCGAAAACGGTTGGGAAATCAAGCTGATCTTCCGTTGCTCCAAGGTTGAACATGAGATCGAACACTGCTTCCTGAGCGATGTCTGGCGTACAGTTTGGTTTATCAACCTTATTAACTACCACAATAGGCTTCAATCCCAATTCGATTGCCTTTTGCAATACGAAACGAGTCTGAGGCATCGGTCCTTCAAAGGCATCAACCAACAGCAATACACCATCAGCCATGTTCAAAACACGCTCAACTTCACCCCCAAAGTCGCTGTGACCTGGAGTATCGATGATGTTGATCTTGGTGTCTTTCCACATTACCGCAACGTTCTTGGCGAGGATGGTAATGCCGCGCTCGCGCTCCAGATCGTTGCTATCCATTACAAGCTCTCCCATCACCTCGTGGTCTTTGAAAACCTTGGCAGCGGATAGAATTCTATCAACCAACGAAGTTTTTCCGTGGTCAACGTGGGCAATAATGGCAATATTCCTTAATGATGTCATGTCCTTGAAAATCAGCGCGCAAAAGTACGGTTAAGTTTGTGGCGAAAATCACTTGTTCGAATTATGAAAAATCCGTCTCCATTAATCCGCTATTCGTTCATCGCGGCCATCGGCTTTTTGTTTGTTGGGGCGCTATTTACAATGGTAAAATGGCCTGCAGCCGAACTATTTGCCATTCTCGGTGGCGCATCTACAGTCGCACTTTACGTTCTTTTCAACAGGGCAGCAGCAGTTAAAAGAACGTCCGCCTATCCGCGACATGCGGCATTTTTAGCGCTTGTAACAGCTATTGTGCTCAAATCTTTCGGCCTGTCGATCGGGTCTTATTTCATGTTTATTGCGCTGGTTGCAGTACTTGTATGGTTTGTGTGGTCCGTTTTAGAAGAACTTCCTCCTTCAGAAGACTGAGATTATCTCCATCTTTGCGCCATGAGCCAAGGCAAACTCATCATTTTCTCTGCCCCAAGTGGATCGGGCAAAACAACGCTCGTTCATTTTCTGCTTTCAAAACCCGAATTGAAACTGGCATTTTCTGTCTCAGCAGCCAGTAGATCAAAGCGGGCCAACGAAGAAGATGGAAAAGACTACTACTTCCTTACACCTGATGAGTTCCGTGCTCGGATTGCGAAAGGCGATTTCTTTGAATGGGAAGAAGTGTACGAAAACCAATACTATGGAACCCTGCGTTCGGAAATTGACCGCATTCATTCCCAAGGGAAAACGGTGATCTTTGATGTGGACGTAGTTGGTGGATTGAATTTGAAAAAACAATTCGGCAATAATGCCTTGGCCATTTTTGTACAGCCTCCATCGGTTAAAGAGTTGGAAAACCGATTGAAACGCAGATTGACTGAAAGTGATGAAAGTTTAGCCAAGCGCGTGGCCAAAGCGGAAGAGGAATTGACCTTTGCCGATCGCTTTGATGTGGTTGTTGTGAATGACGACCTGGAAATCGCTAAAAAAGACGCATACAAGCTGGTTGCTGATTTCATCCAATGAAAAAGGTCGGCCTGTTCTTCGGTTCGTTCAATCCGATTCATGTCGGACATATGATCATTGCCGACCATGTTGCCATCAATACCGAACTAAAGGAGATATGGTTTGTGGTATCGCCACATAATCCGCTCAAGCAAAAAAAAAGTCTGTTAGACGGGCATCATCGCTTATCGCTTGTGCGGCTTGCAACTGAAAATGATCCGCGGTTCAAAGTATCTGATATTGAATTTCACCTTGAGCAACCTTCGTACACTTCAGTCACACTCGCATATTTAAAGGAGAAATACCCGAATGTTGAGTTCACATTGATAATGGGCGGAGATAATCTGGCCTCATTTTCAAGATGGAAGAATTACGAATCCATTCTTGAAAATTATCCCATTGTGCTTTATTCGCGTCCTGATTTTGACGCAACGGAAATGCTTGATAGAGGCAGAATAACGGTGCTAGATGCTCCACAAATGAATATTTCATCCAGTTCCATTCGCGAACAGATAAGTGCAGGCCACAGCGTAAAGTATCTGATGCCCGCTGAAGCTTGGGAATATTTAGATGAAATGAACTTCTATAAATAAGTGATATAGTATTACATTTAAGTTCAACTTATGCAAGAGGCTAGTACGATCATACATTGGGGAGTTCCTATCATTTCCATCGCCATCCTTTTGGTTGCGTGGTGGCTCTTGAACGGCCGTTTGAAGAGACAACGTCTGAATGACGAACTGGAACTGGGAAAGATGGAAGCCGAGCGTCTGAAACAGCTCGACCTTGTCAAATCCGACTTCTTCTCTAACGTAACGCACGAGTTCCGCACACCTCTCACGCTTATCCTTGGTCATTTGGAGCAGGTTATTCCTACCATTGGCGATGAACAGGCCAAGAAAGAGTTGATCGTAGTTAAGCGAAACGCCAAACTCCTGGAGAAACTCATCAACCAACTTCTTGACATTGCGAAGATCGAAGCGGATAAAATGGACCTCGATCTACGAAGAGGCAATATTGTTCCATTTGTAAATGAAATCCAGAAATCCTTCGTTTCTCTTTCGCTGAGAAAAAAGGTTGCGCTCAAGTTCAAAGCCAACGATGAGGTAATTAATATGGATTTCGACCCAGACAAGATCGAGCTCATATTCTTCAATCTACTCTCCAACGCATTCAAGTTCACGGATAATGGCGAGGTGAGTTTGCAAGTTGGATTGGCGGAAAAGAATGGAGCCGAATATTGCAAGTTGGTCGTTCAAGACACAGGTATCGGAATTGTGGAGGATCAGATTCCTATGGTTTTTGATCGCTTCTATCAGTCCGAAAATTCGAGATGGAGAAAGAATAAAGGAACAGGAATCGGCTTAGCACTGGTTAAAGATCTGGTTGACCTTCACAAAGGCACGATTGAACTGAAAAGCATCTCAGGAGTCGGAACAGAAATCACCATTCTGCTTCCATTGCACCAAGATTCTGTGAAGTCCAAATCCGACATGGAAATTCCAGCATTGGAAGCCATTGATCCTGATCTGGAAGTTTCGGAGGTATTTGAACCGAACAATCAGACGCTTAGCGAAGAAGAAATAAATGCTCAGAACATTGTTCTTGTGATTGAGGATAATGACGATATCCGAAATTTCCTGCGACTTACTTTGGAACCGAGTTATCGGGTTTTTGAAGCTGTTGACGGAGAAACAGGAATTGAAAAAGCCATCGAGATCATTCCAGATATGATTGTCTGTGACGTGATGATGCCAGGTAAAGATGGTTTTGAAGTGACCAAGATTCTGAAGAAGCAGGAGAAGACCAGCCACGTTCCCATCATTCTTCTCACCGCAAAAGCAGGACTCGAAAACCGCATTACCGGACTCGAAACGGGCGCAGACGCTTACGTTCCAAAGCCGTTCAGTTCGGAAGAGTTGCATGCGCGCATCAAGAATCTGATAGACGGAAGAAAGAAGCTGAAGGAGAAATATTCGCGGTCGATGCTGGTGAAACCAGAAGTGGCACACGAACCTTCTATGGAAGAGAAATTCCTAATGCGTGTAAAAGGCGTGGTTGACAAGCATTTGGATGATGAAAACTTCAGCGTAGAAGAATTGAGTAAGGAAGTCGGAATGAGTCGTGCTCAACTCCACAGAAAACTCATTGCGTTAACAGGAAAAAGCGCCAGCAGGTTTGTGCGCAACTACCGTTTGGAGCATGCATACCAATTACTGGAAAATAAAGTTGGCACAGTTTCTGAAATCGCATACCGCGTAGGCTATAGCAGCCCAGCATATTTCACGAAGTGTTTTACCGAAGATTTCGGCATCTCTCCAAGTCAGGTCAAGAAGGAGATCTGACCCGTTATACTTATGTCTCATTTTGATTTTGCAACAGATCCGCTGTGGCGTTGCAACATAATTGAACAGAAATCGGGCGAACGACCTGTTCATAACACATGTTGCTACAAGATGTGAAACACCTTTCGTAGTTCTCGGCACCAGCGAACAAGCCGTTCGCTCGCTTCTTGCTGACATTTGAGTCAGTCAATCACTAAAAGAAGACGGCCATGAAAAATCAAGCAAAAAACAACGGGCAACGCTCCATTTTGATGAGCGCGGGACGCGATACCTTCTCGCGCGTACTACTAATAGTTGCTATCATATTATACTCTACTGCGCTTGTGCTTCTGGCCAATTTAGCAATTGCAGGCGAGAGCAAAGACCTCTCTGGCGCACTCATTAAAGTGAACAACCGTTTGAACGGAGAAGCATTCGCCAATACGAATGCAACGGTTCGGTCGGTACACGGAAACGTTCTTGCCATAGATATGCGTCAGACTGATCTTTCAAAACTGAATTCCGTTGAAGGCATTTGCGCCAGTCAGCTAGATAGAATGGGAAGCGGTCTGTCAACCCTCGACACGAGGGTGGTAAAGAGCAAGTATTCTGGCGCCCACGTGGTTGTTGGGGTGCTTGATAATTCCGGTGTCATTTCAGCGTCCGATATGACCAATCTGATGAAAATGGAAACTGCTGCAAACATCGGTTTCATCTCTTACCTATCGGATGACCCTACTTCTACCGTTATCATGCGCAATCTGAAAGGAGGAGAAAGCAACCTTGTGGAGGCATTGGCATACATGCAGGAATATGCTAAAACCGTAAATAAGCCGCTGGTAATAGAAATGGTATTGAGCGGAAAAGAGCTTGAAAACCCACTTTTTGTTCAGGTATGTCAGAAAATTGCTGAGGCAGGAGTCCAATTTTTAGGCGCTCCTGGAGTGAACATAAGCTATTCGAGTGCTCAGGCGCCAATCCAATTGGCATTCAGCATGTTCAACACCAAAACAGGAATGATCACGGACCAATCCGACTTTTGGGCAATCGGTGAAGTGAAAATGCAAGAGATCATGCTTTTAGGTTCTGACGACAGAACGTGTGAGATCTTTTTCCTCACGGAATCCAATTTCGATAAGATCTACATGTCCAATTCGTCTGATGATGTGGTGATGGTAACCACGCTTAGTGCTGATGGAGAAGTGAACTATTACCATGTAACCAACAAGGAAACTGCCTTGATTCCAAGACCGTTGCTGAACGGAACCCCTGTTTTGGAAGATGGATTGACAGGCATCTACCCATACTTCTCCAAAAAGGCACTGTTCAACGATGGCGTGGCCAAAAACCAGTTTGTGGCGTTGAACAGGATAAATCGAAAAATCGCGCTCCATCCAGATAGCGGAATGGCTTTGTCTATTGGTTCACCTTCGGCTCGCACACTGGCAATGTCCTTGAGCAACCTTGCAGGTTCAATGAAAATTGAGATCCGAGATGCGAATGGAGAAACGGTTTACAAAAACCGTCCAGATGCTGAAACACAAAGCATTCAAACAAAAATCGACCTCTCGGAAGGGGCTGAAGGGCTGTATTTTCTTGACTTGACTTCCCCCGAATTTCACCAGAGCTTCGCCCTGCTGATGGATTGATATAAGAAGCCCCGATGAAAACATTGGGGCTTTTTTTGCTTCATTTTTTTACGGTAGAAAAGCTCAGGCAATAGTTGTTTCAAGTTCAACTGACTTCCAATCTGGTCACTATTCTGAGTTTTGCTGAAATGAACTTCTTGAAATGTCAGTGCCTTTGAAGAATTTTTGCGCGTCTGTAAGTGTCAAATAATTAACAGTATCTTTGCGGCTTCAATAATTATTTAATTACAAAATGAAAAAAGGTACAGTAAAGTTTTTCAATGATTCTAAAGGTTTTGGTTTCATTATCGATGATGAGTCAAAGACGGAATACTTCGTTCACGTTTCAGGTCTAATTGACGAGATTCGTGAAGACGATAACGTTGAATTCGAATTGAAAGAAGGTAGAAAAGGACTTAACGCAGTAAACGTTAAGGTTCTATAATATTTTTGATCTGTAGAAAACAGAAAGGCTCGCCAAATGGCGAGCCTTTTTTATTTAAAGTGGTTTGTTTTAACCCGTGTTTCAGTAAAAAGACACGACTATTTCAACTCATTCAAACTCCAATCATACTCGTAGAACGAATATTTCGGATTGAGTTTTATTTTCTTCAACAGAAATCGCTGAATAAACGGAATGACCTGATCTGAACCACCAAAATCGGGTGCGTACCATTCAAATATCTGCGATACCTGTGCATTCGGCCCTTGCAATCGAATGAAGGCCGGGTCGTTGATAACGGTCCTTGTCTGCTGCTCCAACTCATCATCCAACTTTTTAGATGTATAAGCAAATGAAGCCAATTTTGGACAACCAACTGCTGCACAAACCAGCACGAAATGTAAGCGTGGGTCGGGAAATTGTTTGGCAAGTGTTTCCTTTTCCAAGTCATTCAGTGTGATTTTCTTTCCGCGCAACGTGAAGGTTTGCTTATCAAAGAACCCATCGATTTTAAGCGGCCCTTCTACGGGATGATGATCAACAATTCCTTTGATAACGAACAGATTGTATGTGTTGATCAGAAATGCTTTCTCCTCATCTCCCTGATGTTCTTGGGCCGTTGCAATTTGCTTGAGTAGCGCATTCAATTCGGCAGGATTGGCCTTGATTTCCTTGTAATCCACCAAACCCTTTTCCACATTCTTTTTCAAAAAAGCGTCAGCATCCGTAAAGAAGTTCTGCGCCTGAATAGAAAATGAAAATAGAAGAAGGAAAATAGGAATGAGTGATTTCATACGATTTGAATGGCGAAGATCATGCCAGATCACCAAGGGTTCTTAAGGTCCTCGGCTGTGTAACGATGTTGTTTCAAGATGAAATTGGAATCTCGCGGAGCTTTTAGTTGCAACGGGTCACTTTTCCCAATGCGCGAAAGGAATGCAATGGGTGTAAGCACAAGATAATAGACCACGAAAAGGATAATGGCCGCATTGATCTTTCCCATCGTTTCGCCAAACCAAAGCCATGCACGATCAATCAATAGTGCAGCCTTTTCGCTAAATGCAGAAAGAATAAGCACGCTGAAAGCAATGATCAGAAATACCTTTCCGTGGAAAAGCAGATGAAGCGCGCAGAAACCCGCTACGAGTACAAGAATGTTCTTATACGTTTTCTGCATCAGAAAAGTGTGTAAACAAAAGGCGCAACGGCTGTTCCTCCACCCATCACAATTAGGATTCCGAGAAGTAGCAGTACCAGTACAATTGGCGTGAGCCACCATTTTTTGCGTTCCATCAGAAATTTGAAGAGGTCAGAAAATGCTTCCATGGTACAAGTTTGTAGCGAAGTTAATTATCCTTTTTCAGCGCAATGAACGGACCGATAGCCAATACGTCCATTTCGGTATTCAAAAAGCCATTGATGGCGTCTTCTGGCGAACAGACGATCGGTTCGTTATTCACGTTGAAACTCGTGTTGATGGTAATTCCGTGACCCGTTTTCTCTTTCATTTTGGAAAGCAGTTGATGCATCAACGGATTCGTGTCCTTACTCACTGTTTGAATTCGGCCCGACATGTCGACATGTGCTACAGAAGCGAATTCAGAGCGCACCAGATCAAGCTTTTCCTTCCAGGACAGCGCGCTGTAGTTGGCAGGCAGTTCGTTGTGCCATTCATCTTTCCATTTATGAACCTGTAGCATGTATGGCGATGGCAGTTCCACATCGAAATAACGTTGCAGGTCTTCTTCCAAAAGAATAGGCGCAAATGGTCGGAAACTCTCTCGGTACTTGATCTTGAGGTTCACCTTCTTCTGCATTTCCGGACTTCGGGCATCTGCTAGAATGCTTCGGCATCCCAAAGCCCGCGGCCCGAATTCCATCCTTCCTTGGAACCAACCAATGACATTACCTGAAACGATCAGTTCACTTACTTTTTCAGTTAGGTCGTTTTCAGCAGCAGTTTTCGAGAATTTGATGCCTTTCGAATTCAGTGCCAATTCAATTTCAGCATCGGAGTATTCCGTTCCGAGCAACGAGCCC
The nucleotide sequence above comes from Flavobacteriales bacterium. Encoded proteins:
- the typA gene encoding translational GTPase TypA; this encodes MTSLRNIAIIAHVDHGKTSLVDRILSAAKVFKDHEVMGELVMDSNDLERERGITILAKNVAVMWKDTKINIIDTPGHSDFGGEVERVLNMADGVLLLVDAFEGPMPQTRFVLQKAIELGLKPIVVVNKVDKPNCTPDIAQEAVFDLMFNLGATEDQLDFPTVFGSAKQGWMGPEPFEPTGNIDYLMEQVIEHIPAPKIAEGPAQMQITSMDHSPYTGRIAIGRLYRGTLKAGQQIAMIKRDGTITKGKLKELYLFQGMGKVKVEEVEAGEICALVGLEGFEIGDTICDAEFPEAMAPISIDEPTMSMLFTINDSPFFGKEGKFVTSRHVRERLEKELEKNLALRMETTNLADSFQVYGRGVLHLSVLIETMRREGYELQIGQPQVIIKEIDGVKCEPVEDLTIDIPEEVHGKAVEMVTNRKGEIVNMGPKGDRMLLEFTIPSRGIIGLRNQLLTATAGEAIMSHRFKEYQPYKGVIPGRQNGSLISMEPGEAIPYTLSNLQDRGKFFVEAGTAIYEGQVVGENTRAGDMIVNLTKTKKMSNMRSSGADEKIRMAPAIKFSLEEALEYIQADEYVEVTPQSIRLRKTFLKEHERKKLGKV
- the gmk gene encoding guanylate kinase, which gives rise to MSQGKLIIFSAPSGSGKTTLVHFLLSKPELKLAFSVSAASRSKRANEEDGKDYYFLTPDEFRARIAKGDFFEWEEVYENQYYGTLRSEIDRIHSQGKTVIFDVDVVGGLNLKKQFGNNALAIFVQPPSVKELENRLKRRLTESDESLAKRVAKAEEELTFADRFDVVVVNDDLEIAKKDAYKLVADFIQ
- a CDS encoding nicotinate-nucleotide adenylyltransferase encodes the protein MKKVGLFFGSFNPIHVGHMIIADHVAINTELKEIWFVVSPHNPLKQKKSLLDGHHRLSLVRLATENDPRFKVSDIEFHLEQPSYTSVTLAYLKEKYPNVEFTLIMGGDNLASFSRWKNYESILENYPIVLYSRPDFDATEMLDRGRITVLDAPQMNISSSSIREQISAGHSVKYLMPAEAWEYLDEMNFYK
- a CDS encoding response regulator, which gives rise to MQEASTIIHWGVPIISIAILLVAWWLLNGRLKRQRLNDELELGKMEAERLKQLDLVKSDFFSNVTHEFRTPLTLILGHLEQVIPTIGDEQAKKELIVVKRNAKLLEKLINQLLDIAKIEADKMDLDLRRGNIVPFVNEIQKSFVSLSLRKKVALKFKANDEVINMDFDPDKIELIFFNLLSNAFKFTDNGEVSLQVGLAEKNGAEYCKLVVQDTGIGIVEDQIPMVFDRFYQSENSRWRKNKGTGIGLALVKDLVDLHKGTIELKSISGVGTEITILLPLHQDSVKSKSDMEIPALEAIDPDLEVSEVFEPNNQTLSEEEINAQNIVLVIEDNDDIRNFLRLTLEPSYRVFEAVDGETGIEKAIEIIPDMIVCDVMMPGKDGFEVTKILKKQEKTSHVPIILLTAKAGLENRITGLETGADAYVPKPFSSEELHARIKNLIDGRKKLKEKYSRSMLVKPEVAHEPSMEEKFLMRVKGVVDKHLDDENFSVEELSKEVGMSRAQLHRKLIALTGKSASRFVRNYRLEHAYQLLENKVGTVSEIAYRVGYSSPAYFTKCFTEDFGISPSQVKKEI
- a CDS encoding cold shock domain-containing protein — protein: MKKGTVKFFNDSKGFGFIIDDESKTEYFVHVSGLIDEIREDDNVEFELKEGRKGLNAVNVKVL
- a CDS encoding DUF547 domain-containing protein, which translates into the protein MKSLIPIFLLLFSFSIQAQNFFTDADAFLKKNVEKGLVDYKEIKANPAELNALLKQIATAQEHQGDEEKAFLINTYNLFVIKGIVDHHPVEGPLKIDGFFDKQTFTLRGKKITLNDLEKETLAKQFPDPRLHFVLVCAAVGCPKLASFAYTSKKLDDELEQQTRTVINDPAFIRLQGPNAQVSQIFEWYAPDFGGSDQVIPFIQRFLLKKIKLNPKYSFYEYDWSLNELK
- a CDS encoding DUF5989 family protein, encoding MEAFSDLFKFLMERKKWWLTPIVLVLLLLGILIVMGGGTAVAPFVYTLF